In Zingiber officinale cultivar Zhangliang chromosome 1A, Zo_v1.1, whole genome shotgun sequence, a genomic segment contains:
- the LOC122038747 gene encoding AT-hook motif nuclear-localized protein 20-like, translated as MGGVDPRVNSATSAPPIHLRHLNSEEGHRQFIGRGDHQDPNAAAVAAATNSSGSNSGNHARNEGDEQSGGGGNNTGGSGGGRRPRGRPPGSKNKPKAPVIITRESPNALRSHVLEIASGADVMDAVATFARRRQRGVCILSGSGSVSNVTLRQPGVPPPQPAAGVVALHGRFEILSLSGAFLPAPSPPGVTGLTVYLAGGQGQVVGGNVVGELVASGPVMVIAATFSNATYERLPLEEDEDAAAATVEAPPAPGADQGSTPHPLHQSPGGGGGGGGGGRSSSQPPYGGLDAVSMAPMPMYNLPPNLMTNGGQMAQEVFGAWASAAAAGSHPRPPPSY; from the coding sequence ATGGGAGGGGTCGACCCCAGGGTCAACTCGGCTACCTCGGCCCCTCCCATCCATCTTCGCCACCTCAACAGCGAAGAGGGGCACCGCCAGTTCATCGGCCGAGGAGATCACCAGGATCCCAACGCCGCCGCGGTCGCCGCCGCCACGAATAGCAGCGGAAGTAACAGTGGTAATCACGCGCGGAACGAAGGCGACGAGCAGTCGGGCGGAGGGGGGAATAATACGGGAGGATCCGGAGGCGGGAGGCGCCCCCGCGGACGGCCGCCGGGGTCCAAGAACAAGCCGAAGGCGCCGGTCATCATCACGCGGGAGAGCCCCAACGCGCTGCGCTCCCACGTGCTGGAGATCGCGAGCGGGGCCGACGTGATGGACGCCGTCGCGACCTTCGCCCGCCGGCGCCAGCGCGGCGTCTGCATCCTCAGCGGCAGCGGGTCCGTCTCCAACGTCACGCTCCGCCAGCCCGGGGTGCCGCCGCCGCAGCCCGCGGCCGGGGTCGTCGCCCTGCACGGCCGGTTCGAGATCCTCTCTCTGTCGGGGGCGTTCCTACCGGCGCCTTCGCCCCCGGGCGTCACGGGGCTGACCGTGTACCTGGCCGGCGGGCAAGGGCAGGTGGTGGGGGGAAACGTGGTCGGCGAATTGGTGGCCTCGGGGCCGGTGATGGTCATCGCGGCCACCTTCTCGAACGCCACGTACGAGCGGCTACCGCTGGAGGAGGACGAGGACGCCGCCGCCGCGACGGTCGAAGCTCCACCAGCTCCGGGAGCAGATCAAGGGAGTACCCCTCATCCATTACATCAGAGTccgggaggcggcggcggcggaggaggcGGGGGACGATCGTCATCTCAACCACCGTACGGTGGATTGGACGCGGTGTCAATGGCGCCGATGCCGATGTACAACCTGCCGCCCAATCTTATGACCAACGGCGGGCAGATGGCACAGGAAGTCTTCGGCGCTTGGGCTTCGGCAGCCGCCGCCGGTTCTCATCCACGCCCGCCACCGTCCTACTAA
- the LOC122008398 gene encoding zinc finger protein 11-like: MDQRENWTWRRHQLYAHDPSWEEKAFAEDSAGRLLGGCVWPPRSYSCSFCRREFRSAQALGGHMNVHRRDRARLKQSVEEGGVPADHAVALLNPDHHRPYLRASEASAVATARDFISLSQARDTTPAASSFLDSAAARKRIADGEESFRAKKWRTEELASNDHEVLKLLKPPRPVEELDLELRLGQNNKPVVIV; this comes from the coding sequence atggATCAAAGAGAAAATTGGACGTGGAGAAGACACCAGCTGTACGCTCACGATCCGTCGTGGGAGGAAAAGGCCTTCGCCGAGGACTCCGCCGGGCGTCTCCTCGGCGGCTGCGTCTGGCCGCCGAGGTCCTACTCTTGCAGCTTCTGCCGGCGGGAGTTCCGGTCGGCGCAAGCGCTGGGCGGCCACATGAACGTCCACCGCCGCGACCGAGCGAGGCTCAAGCAGTCCGTCGAAGAAGGCGGCGTCCCCGCCGATCATGCCGTTGCACTGCTGAATCCCGATCATCATCGTCCCTATCTTAGGGCCTCAGAAGCGAGTGCCGTCGCCACTGCCCGCGACTTCATCTCTCTCTCTCAGGCGAGAGATACGACTCCCGCCGCGTCTTCTTTTCTCGACTCGGCGGCGGCGCGCAAACGGATCGCCGACGGCGAGGAGAGCTTCAGGGCGAAAAAATGGCGGACGGAAGAACTGGCCAGTAACGATCACGAGGTACTCAAATTGCTTAAACCTCCTCGTCCTGTAGAAGAGTTAGATCTCGAGCTTAGACTCGGACAAAACAACAAGCCTGTAGTCATTgtgtaa